A window of Streptomyces sp. NBC_01224 genomic DNA:
AACTCTGCGTGGTCTACCGGCGGTTCGGCCTGAGCGAGGGCGAGTTCGACGTGCTGGCCGCGCTGCGCCGTGCGGGAGAGTCGTACGAACGGGCCCCGGGGGAGCTGGCGGTGCACACCATGGTCACCACGGGGGCGATGACCAAGCGGATCGACCGCCTGGAACGGGACGGCCTCGTCACCCGCCGCCGCTCGGCCGGCGACGGCCGGGGCCGGGTGGTCGCACTCACCCACGCGGGACGGAAGCTGATCGACCAGGCCTTCGCCGAGCACATGCGCAACGAACGCCGCCTCCTGGACGCCCTGTCAGCGGAGGAAGCGGCACAACTGGAGGTGCTTCTGACCGGGTGGCTGGGCCGCGTGGAGCCGCCGCACGGCGCATGAGACCGCACTTGATCCCCGCCACACGGCGAACCGGCTCGAGAACACCCCACGGCACAGCGCCGGCTGAAACGCCCCTGAACCCGGCGGTTCAGCCCTGCGGTTGGAAGTAGCGGGCACCCTTCTCGATCAGATGCGAGGCGTAGGCCCGCCCCAGGGCCGGCTTCCCCCGGTACATGCCCACGTAGCCCTGCGCGCTGTCGACGACGACCGGCCGCGCGAAGCAGGCGAACCGATTGCGCTGTTTCTCCTCCGCCCACGCCATGGCGGCCGGATCGATCCGGTCGCTGACCAGGACGGGGAAGGACGCGACGCCGGTCTGCATCCCCACGGGCAGGCCGCCCTTGTTCTTCTTGGCATACGCGAGCACCTGCGTGGTGAACGCGTCGATGACCGGCACGGTGACCTCGGGCACGGCGGCGGCCACGGTGAACAGATGCAGATTGGTGGCCGCCCACCGCATCCGGAAGTCCGCCCGCCGCCCGACGAGCACAGGGACCCCGGCCCAGTCCTCCCAGCGCGGGGCGC
This region includes:
- a CDS encoding MarR family winged helix-turn-helix transcriptional regulator, translated to MQPDTTPPIPPPLDHIARIQAEWARERPDIDVSPQGVIGRLHRLAGMLTEQLCVVYRRFGLSEGEFDVLAALRRAGESYERAPGELAVHTMVTTGAMTKRIDRLERDGLVTRRRSAGDGRGRVVALTHAGRKLIDQAFAEHMRNERRLLDALSAEEAAQLEVLLTGWLGRVEPPHGA
- a CDS encoding levansucrase, translated to MSEESIRNYLAAVESRLAADGCAPRWEDWAGVPVLVGRRADFRMRWAATNLHLFTVAAAVPEVTVPVIDAFTTQVLAYAKKNKGGLPVGMQTGVASFPVLVSDRIDPAAMAWAEEKQRNRFACFARPVVVDSAQGYVGMYRGKPALGRAYASHLIEKGARYFQPQG